One window of Trifolium pratense cultivar HEN17-A07 linkage group LG5, ARS_RC_1.1, whole genome shotgun sequence genomic DNA carries:
- the LOC123884574 gene encoding 40S ribosomal protein S15-4-like, with protein MVMEVVEVDAAAAGIPKKRTFKKFSYRGVDLDALLDMSAADVVKLFTARPRRRFQRGLTRLPMSLIKRLRKAKREAPPGEKPEPVRTHLRNMIIVPEMIGSIVGVYNGKTFNQVEIKPEMIGHYLAEFSISYKPVKHGRPGIGATHSSRFIPLK; from the exons ATGGtgatg GAAGTCGTTGAGGTCGATGCTGCAGCCGCCGGAATCCCAAAGAAGAGAACTTTTAAGAAGTTCAGTTACAGAGGTGTTGATTTGGATGCTCTCCTTGACATGTCCGCTGCTGATGTCGTCAAGCTCTTCACCGCTCGTCCTCGTAGAAGGTTCCAAAGAGGTCTCACCAGATTGCCCATGTCTTTAATCAAACGGCTTCGCAAAGCG AAAAGGGAGGCACCACCTGGTGAGAAGCCAGAACCTGTTAGGACCCATCTTCGCAACATGATTATTGTTCCTGAGATGATTGGGAGCATAGTTGGAGTGTACAATGGGAAGACATTTAACCAGGTTGAAATCAAACCTGAGATGATTGGGCATTACCTTGCTGAGTTCTCAATTTCATACAAGCCAGTTAAGCATGGTAGACCCGGTATTGGTGCTACTCACTCCTCCAGGTTCATTCCTCTCAAGTGA